One Fusobacterium ulcerans DNA segment encodes these proteins:
- a CDS encoding metal-sensing transcriptional repressor: MKKCMDSKTLHVRIKKIIGQLNAIDKMIDEDIPCEDVLIQVNATKSALHKVGQVILEGHLNHCVREGIEHGDSEKTIEKFTKAIEQFSRM; encoded by the coding sequence ATGAAAAAATGTATGGACTCTAAGACTCTTCATGTAAGAATAAAAAAAATCATTGGGCAGTTAAATGCTATAGATAAAATGATTGATGAAGATATTCCATGTGAAGATGTTCTTATTCAAGTAAATGCTACCAAAAGTGCATTACATAAAGTAGGGCAGGTAATATTGGAAGGGCATTTGAATCATTGTGTTCGTGAAGGAATTGAACATGGAGATTCAGAAAAAACTATTGAAAAATTTACTAAAGCTATTGAGCAGTTTTCAAGAATGTAG
- a CDS encoding Fur family transcriptional regulator, with the protein MKRNTPQKKAIFEVIKELDNHPTAAVLMEELEKRGYKVSRATVFRVLNEAEKDGIITKISSPDGEDRYDPHTEKHYHLRCKICGKIIDSTYPYHEIINHEDEDGFLIESHNLEFVGICKECKKKM; encoded by the coding sequence ATTTGAAGTAATAAAAGAACTAGACAACCATCCTACTGCTGCTGTATTAATGGAAGAACTGGAAAAAAGAGGATATAAAGTAAGTAGAGCCACTGTTTTCAGAGTATTGAATGAAGCTGAAAAAGATGGAATAATTACTAAGATAAGTTCTCCAGATGGAGAGGACAGATATGATCCTCATACAGAAAAACATTATCATTTGAGATGTAAAATCTGTGGAAAAATAATTGACAGTACTTATCCTTATCACGAGATTATCAATCACGAAGATGAAGATGGGTTTTTAATAGAAAGTCATAATTTAGAGTTTGTAGGAATATGTAAAGAGTGTAAGAAAAAAATGTAA